The sequence CCTTTGGAATGAAAATAtaagtaactcagtagttattattatccacgaaataattataatattttaattacatacaaaatagtATATACATGATTTAACGCTAGTTTATACATGTGAATCTAATAAATCGACTAAACTTAAAATAGgcaattaattagaaattacaGTGATCGTAAAAATGAGTAGTTTTATTAACATCGTAAAAAGTTAATTACATTTAGCAGGCATATGATCAAATTCCAATGGTTAACAAGACGATATTATTACTTCGggaattattcaaataacaaattttacaatatttaaaataataaatgcaaatttttaaacattttgtagGCTCTTTGTTTGATTACATACAGCTCTTATTTGAACGCAACGATTTTGACGTAAACAAAAGATGACATCTGTCATGTCTGACAGTTGCACGCACTGTTTCAGTATCTGtaggattaaaaataataattttaaatatcatacgGCATTCTGTTTTTAAGGATCAAATTAATCCGTACTAcaaggtttattttattgttggtgGTGATTATAAAATGATGTCATTGTTCCAATCTCatcgttttaaatgttaatcatATCGAGAGTGACCGACGAATCGATTTTGATGAGGTTTTGAACAAAGAAGATACGAATATTATTCCTAAAATATGGACACAAAGTAACAGAACCTTTTTGTTTCTAATTGAATATACCTTATGCATggtttaactaaattatatcgACATGAAATCAAAAATGGAAGCtgataaattaagttaaaccGACGAAAATACTGATTTAGTTTCTAATTACAAAAACAGAGCGCACACGAATCAGCCAGGCAAATAACTGTACTTAACTTTAGAACTTTAAATTGGAACTAGTAAAAGGTTTGGATTCCAAAACTTTGGATTTTCTCCCGATTTCATTTTTAGTACTTCACATTTATGAAGTATTTTATAAGGCTAGCTAAAACTTATACAGGCAGTAGCTTTTTATCACTTTAACATACTTTGGAAATAGCTAgagatagaaaaaaatctatttaattttttagtgcTGTGTGTTTTAGTATCTTTTATTATCACTtgaaagatattattttgttgaacAACTAATAAAACCATACCTATACTGATTATTACTACAGAGTCCTCTGGCATACATCCTACTGCAACAAAGCCTTCTAGTGTACTGTATTATTTAAACCAAAGACAATGTCAttaagacatagacaattttacgagttaactaaattttatactCCTAAAAGTGTTGTTACTGAACAAAACTATggcacaaaataatataatttacatttattatttattttaaaaaactgctACTACTAGACTAtgcttttaaatacaataaataaccaacaatatttatatcacaataaaaacGACAAAAAACTCTTTTGacgtaaattaaattgaatattattttctaatcatCTGTTATCTCTAATATGACTCCAGCACTAACCCGAACGTTAAAGACATTAGCATTTATAGAGGCATATTAGCATTTTCATCTAACACGGAAATACTGCTAGTATTCTAAGTCCAATTTTACAGAAGCGGTTGATACCAGatgctcgttttttttttaaatattgccctaactaaaattataaatccaaaagtgagtttatttattacgcATTTTCGTTACTATTTATCTGATCATCATGAAAATTCATAAGCATAAATCTATATCCATCTAATTTCTGAATAATTCTCAATTAAAACATATCATTAAGTCGCCAATGTAACacaataaaaccttattatatttttaatctgtgattttgttaaaaaaccACAAAGCTACCTACCTAGTCACTAGTTTAATctgtatcatatttattataaattaattagtaataaaatgcacttatataattatattcaattaaatgaaGTTATTCGCCGGGAAATATTGTTGTCACGAGCTGAAAaatacgatataatattattttacttcactTAGTTAGGTTACCTCCGTCCGTAATAGTTGTCATCATTCCTATCGTCAATACGCCGCCAAAGTTGGTAACtcaatgttatgtctcttgagcCTGCAAGTCGTACACATTGAGTATTAACGAaagataacttatatttatttgtacatataaaatattatgagagGATGGTAACCACTAGGTATAAATTCACCTACTACTGGGTAAAGTTTAAATCTTATTCCAGCGCGCTGCTTAATGCGGGTAGTGTAGATACTACAGTGccagaattttattatacatcgtGCAGGTCTTTTATTGtttagaaatgtattttaaagcaGCATCTCtgcttaaacaattataaataattgtcgtTGAAATATGTTCATTCGAAGTTTATTatgtaaaagttataaatacgACTTTTGAGCATATCGCTTTACACCTGCGCCTTAAACGTTGTTCTaggtaataagaaaaaaatagaccGGTATGCGATAATTTTATAGTGTGTCTATTTGTAAGCTACTAAGTGGCAATTACTAGGAAAATACGTAAGATATTTTTACACCCAACATGAAAACAGTAATAGAGTATGTGAGAagcaaaatttcaaaaaaaatacttcgaagaaataaaaatagagaTCGTATATATAGGACATATAATGACTAAAGAAAAAActctaatgaatatatttttttcattattaattatttacataaaggcttaaactatatttacaaataaaaattaaagtaactcCTGTACAATATCATAAGCGTGTGTGTTGCTAGCAGCACTTTCCCGTTAAATCGTAATTTCGATTTACTgggcgaaaaatgaaccagcccatTTCAGTGTTACCAGTAGATTCATTGATATTGAATTATcttaaatttcattcaaaacaaCTTAATTATCAGTCGACTGTTTTTGCCTGAAAATAAttaagcatatatttttataaacagtgaACGCTCTGTGATCTTTACAGCTCTAGTGAAAGGAACATGCTTAGGATTGTAATGATGTGTTGAAAATGTTCTCATTTTATTGTATAGGAATCAATACAAGATAATTAGCTTAAAAACTATACACATACAATCGACAATTAATATTCTCCAGCGCACGTAATAGGTAATTTACTAACAGTTATCACACATAAATCGACCTTCAATAATACGTCAGCGTGCTTAATTAGTGGACAATATAAAGCAAAAACAGCATTCGGCAATTAAAGCCATTATTCAATACTAATAATCCTATCAAAGAACTGGTACTTTTTAAGGAGAATTAGacgtatattatgttaaaactaCTTGTCTCATTAATCTCGTTAGTACTATTAGTAAATGCCAAATCTATATTAGAACCGAAGATCGTACATGGCGAACAGgtcaatatatcaaaatttgcTCACTCGGtatttttggtaataaataGTGCAGCTGGCAGCTACGTGTGCGGATCTTCGGTTATCAACCAGAAGATACTCTTGACAGCAGCGCATTGTATCGACTCTTGCGTCAATAAGTGCTTGGGTTCTGCTGCATTTGCAGGCAATGCTAATAAGAGACGAGGTGACAAAATACCAATTTTGGGAACTGCCCCACATAAAAATTTCGATCGTAGCCGTATACAGAACGATATAGGCTTGGTGTTGCTTGAGAATCCTCTACAGTTGGGGAAGTTTGTCAAGAGAGTGGCGTTGATGAGGGTCGCTCCGCCTCAGTCAACTGGAACTGTTGCGGGATGGGGTTTGGTCAACGTAcgtatgactttttttttcctttttataggAACTAAACAATATGAACTGCATTTGTAGATTGAAAcgtaaaattctaaaattatctttttccAAAACGGTTTTAaccataatatgattattaatatattcgaatgacaaacataaaaaaaaaaaaattactattgaaaaaaaaagtatcggtCTTTTCAAATTATCTTTCATATAGACCTTTCGAATAAGGTATTTcaagtacattttatataatttaaagtaataattataattttaaaggaaatacAAAGTACTCACACCGATTATCTACACTCAGTTCAACAGACGATTTGGAACCACGAGCACTGTAGAAAAATGTTACCTACGTTACCAAATGGTACTCTCTGCGCCGGAGACGTACAAAATCAACGATACGCATCAGAGtacgttgaattataaataacaataattagactttctactaaaatattaaagccATAGAATGCGGACTAACAGATGTGGAATCAAGCGCATCATACATTATAGTTTTTTGGACCTCTATTATATACTCTTGATTACGATTCCTCTCATTCTTTGCATAAGGAAAAAcgcaaaaataacatattttaggaaaataattaaaatataataaaatattggcatttaacaaactgtaatGGTTCGTAAGATAACACTAAATATAGTGTTAGTAATACGAACAAGTTCACATGACAGTATTCCAGATCCAGTAAAAAGTACTGTCCCGACAAAATATACAGGCATCCGTTTTACAAGTCAGTCGTGTTTGAAAACAGCCCACTAAATATGGACCTTCTGAGTGAATGTGCACTAAATGGAAAAGTTTAAAAGACGAATATTCTAACCGTGAATGaatattcgaatttaaaaaaaaatgttcgaaaatttatatttttaaatatatataaaacctgttTATTCGAATAcagcttagtatttttttttcagaggtGATTCTGGCAGTGCCCTAATCATCAACCAATATATCCAAATAGGAATAGTCTCTTACAAAAGACCGGATATATCGAGAGCCATTGTAGTTTATACGGACGttgcttatttttataagtggataaaatataattcgaagAAATTATACTGTGATTACGAGTAATTTGTTATGTTTGTGATAATTTTTCattgcatatataaatatatttttttttattttagtttcttacaaacaatgtaatattaaatacagttaggaaataatgtaattatacttGAATAGTAAGCGATATCGTGTtgtaacgtattttttattatcagccAGTGAAttacatgatttattttaaacgacaATGCCCTGATACTTATCAAATTACtcgaaaataattgaatagaaaatataatagataatctCCCAACTGTTATTGAATTGAAAACAAAGAATCATGTTCTTCTATGTCAAATTTTTGTTCGCAATTAATTACGGTTGAATTATTACCAATGGGCGATTACCAGTAACAAAAGTTgactataataatcattaatcaaTCGCTCTGTGTCTACTCACCTGTATAGTTTGGCTCAAATACATTCTTAATCAACttattatgcatttttttcTGACCGATGATTTTGCTCTTGATATATACTCGCATACTCGATCTCCTTCTTGTCGACTTTTCGCTACTCGCCGTGTATTCTGATCATTGTTTGCGATTTGGTTAATGATGATCAGGTGAATAATTTGTCACCCGTGCTTCAACAGGATGCTAAAACAAGTCTTTATTACAATTCACAATGCGAACTATTCTCGGAAGTCGTTGAAATAGGtagatattcaataatttatttagatggCATACTTTCTTTGATGAgatatgaagtattttttatgagtTTGTTTCTTTATCAACGGTATACGTCTTtactcttaatttaaaatcactaatttcaattaaaagttgATGTTACCTAGGGTAATCAAAGTAACGCAACCCTAATCagtacctataaatatttttggatataCACAAAAATGACATGAATAACCatttcgaattatatttaattattaattttgcttaCGCGCGTAAGAAGACAGTACGTCTGCTTGAACTGCCGTTAATCTCATTGTTTGGGTAAACATtgcaaaatattctaaaatttaaaagttttagtaaCGATGAACCatgtttatatacatacgttCATAAATAAGTCGTCGATTATTCGTTGATAAAACATATACTCCGTCAATGTTAACGAAGTGTGACCGATTTCAATTAGATCGAATTAAAAATCTCACGCTATCCAAACAGCACATTGTGATTGATTTATGAATACGAAAAAATGTTGCTTTACTCTATCATAGTTATGTTGCGATTTTTAGTCGTCACTTCTAGTCAAATAGAACCAAAAATTGTATCcggatataaaactaaaataaaaagccATCCGTATTCAGCAGCTCTTATAATAGTACAAGAATCATCTGCGCATATGTGTGGAGCTTCGATTGTCAACCAAAAGGTACTTCTAACGGCAGCGCACTGCTTCGACGACGCGCTAATACAAAAAGTCAAAGGTAGCGCTCATATCGGTCACGCGAATAAGCGCAAAGGACATGTAATAAGAATATCTAATCTAATGATTCATCCTAAATACGACACAGTGGAGATCACCTGTGATATTGCGCTGGCAGGactaaaaaaggaaattaaatttgGCAGTGCTATTAACAGAGTAGCTTTAGCTCAGCGTCGACCGCGTGCAGGTCCAGCTTTGATCGCTGGATGGGGATTGCTCGAAGTgagtttatattacttatactatatactttttacattactATTAAAGATTCTTAAAATAACTCATAAACAAAATCGGATTTCAGTCAAATTTAAAAGGTCCTTATACATGTCTTCGCGGTGGATGTACTGGTTTACTCGGACCGGCGTTTTTtctactttttatttcatattcaataaatcatcttattttagtaaatataattgtaggAAAATCCGCATAGAGATACTGACTTTTTGCATGAAACAGGACAAAGAGTTTGGCCAAAAAGGGACTGCGTGAAACTCTTGATTGAAATTCCAAATGGAACATTTTGCGGCGGTGGTCCTGACGGCGGATATCCTTCTAggtaagattaaaattttattgtataaaactttAAGACTCCTCAATTTTTGttgtaaactataatatatgcCGTATTATTATTGCCGTATAGTATTGCAAAACCTTATCATTCTAATTTCTTGGTAATGGCACGTGGCTAAATACTGGCAAGCAT comes from Vanessa atalanta chromosome 3, ilVanAtal1.2, whole genome shotgun sequence and encodes:
- the LOC125076874 gene encoding chymotrypsin-1-like; the protein is MLLYSIIVMLRFLVVTSSQIEPKIVSGYKTKIKSHPYSAALIIVQESSAHMCGASIVNQKVLLTAAHCFDDALIQKVKGSAHIGHANKRKGHVIRISNLMIHPKYDTVEITCDIALAGLKKEIKFGSAINRVALAQRRPRAGPALIAGWGLLEENPHRDTDFLHETGQRVWPKRDCVKLLIEIPNGTFCGGGPDGGYPSRGDSGSPLMVNGYLQIGLVSFKKIHLSRSVIVYTDIAYYYKWITENARNVFCG